The Candidatus Eisenbacteria bacterium genome segment GGAACACCGCTCCGAGCGCGATGGTGAAGGCCCACCACAGCTCGAAGGTGCGCATCCTCGCGCGGCGCAGCGCGGCCACCGCACGGTGGATGGTGAGGCTGCTCGAAAGCAGACAGATCGTGAGGAAGACCGGGGCGTGCAGGACCTCGTTGGGCAGAGGACCCACCAGGCTCTTGCCCACGTAGAAGAGGTAGGCGACGACGAAGATCGTGAAGATCGCCGCCTCCGCGGCGATGAGCCCGTACATGGCGACGCGACCCCGGTCGGGAAGGGGCCATGCGACCGTGTCGGGGACTGCCGCGGCGCCGATCACTGCTCGTACTTCCAATCGGGATCCTCAGGATGCTTGAGATCCCATAGCGGCCGCCGGCTGCGCACGACCGGCAGCGCCGCGAAGTTGTAAACCGGAGGCGGCGATTCCGTGGACCACTCGAGCGTCCACGCATCCCAGGGATCGCTGCCGGCCCTGTCCCCCTCGAAGTAGGACCAGACCAGGTTGCCGACGAACACCAGCGTGCCGAGCCCCTGGAAGACCACACCAATCGTCACCCAGAGGTTCCACGCGTCCCACCCGCGCCCGGGCTCGTAGGTGTATATCCGGCGCGGCATGCCGAGAATCCCGGGTACGTGCATGCAGTCGAACGTCAAGTGGAAGCCGATGAGGAATAGCCAGAAGTGCAGCTTGCCGAGCGTCTCGCTGCACATCCTGCCGGAGACTTTCGGGAACCAGTAGTAGAACCCACCGAAGAGCGCGAAGAGGATCGCGCCCACGATGACGTAGTGAAAGTGGGCGACGAGGAAGTACGACCCCCCCAGCTGCCAATCGAACGGCGCGCAAGCCAGCATGACGCCGGTGAGCCCGCCGATGAGGAACTGGAACAGAAAGCCCGTGCAGAACAGCATCGGCGTCCGGAACTGAATCGTGCCGCCCCACATGGTCGCGAGCCAGTTGAATATCTTGATCCCGGTCGGCACGGCGATCGCCATCGTCGACAGGACGAAGAACCCGTTCGCAGCGGGGCTCATGCCCACCGTGAACATGTGGTGCGCCCATACGCTCATGGAGATGAACCCGATGCAGACCGTGGCCGCCACCATGACCGGGTAGCCGAAGATCGGCTTGCGCGAGAACACCGGGATGATCTCGGACACGACGGCGAAGGCGGGGATCACGAGCACGTACACTTCCGGATGGCCGAAGACCCAGAAGAAGTGCATCCATATGACCGCCGAGCCGCCCGCCTGCGTGTCGAAGAAGTGCCCGCCCAGGTAGCGGTCGACGAGCAACATCATCTGCGCCGCGGAGAGCGGGCTCACGGCCAGGATGACCAGTCCCGCCATGGTGAGGCTCAGCCACGCGAACAGCGGCATTCGCCCGAGGGTCATCCCCGGGCACCGCAGGCACAGGATGGTAGTCAGGATGTTGATGGCGGTTCCGATGCTGCCGAAACCCGACACCAGCAGCGCCAGCGTCCAGTAGTCGGTGCTGTGTCCCGGCGAAAAGGTCTTCGCGGTCAACGGTGCGTATGCAAACCATCCTACGTCCGGCGCCGTGCCCGCGCCGTACAGGCCGCTGCCGCCGAGAAAGCTGAAGTGCAGCAGCACTCCTCCGAACGCGGTGAGCCAGAAGCTGAAGGCGTTCAGCCGCGGGAACGCCATGTCCCGGGCGCCGATCATCAGCGGGACGAGGTAGTTGGCGAACCCGAACACGAGGGGCATGGCGACGAAGAAGATCATCGTGGTGCCATGCATCGTGAACATGCGGTTGAAGACTTGCGGCGACACGAAGTCGTTGTGCGGCGCCATCAACTGTATGCGCATGATCGCCGCCTCGATTCCCGCGACCACGAGAAGAACGAGGGCATAGACGACGTACAGGATGCCCAGACGCTTGTGATCGACGGTGGTGACCCAGTCGTGCAGTCTCTCGACGAGCGGACGCCGCGCCACGTCGCTCTGCATCCACGGGATCGAGGCGGTCGTCATCGAGGGCCTCTCCACGCTAACGCAGGGACTCCAGGTAGTCCGCTACCGCGTTCACGTCCGCGTCGCTCAAGTTCATCGCCGGCATCAGCGATCCGGGCTTGAGGGTGTCGGGGTTCCGAATCCACAGCCGGAGATTCTCCGGCGTGTTCGCCGCCGCGCCCGCCGCGATGGTGTCGCGGCTCATGAAGTGCGTCAGATCCGGGCCGAAGCGGCCTCCGGCAGCGGTGCCGGCGACGGCGTGACAATTCACGCAGGCAGTCGTCTCGAAGACGTCCCGACCGCGTGCGACGGCGCCGTCGGCCTGCGCCGGTCGCCGCTGCGCTTCGATCCAGCGGTCGAAGTCCTCGCGCGAGTCGACGTAAACGCGCAGGAGCATCTTGGCGTGCTGCGTTCCGCAATATTGCGCGCACTGACCGAGGTAGAGTCCGGTCTCGTGCGGGTCGATCCACATCGAATTGGGGTGGTTCGGAATCAGGTCGGTCTTCCCGGCCAGGCGCGGCACCCAGAAGCTATGGTCGGTATCGGCGGAGAGCAGCGTCAGGAACGTCGGCGCCGGGTCCGCCGCGTCGCTGACCGGCACATGCAGCTCGTTCGCGGTCACGACGTCGAACGCCGGGTATCGATACTCCCACCAGTACTGGTGACCGATCACGACGACGTCGAGGGCGTTCCGTGGCTTCGCCGGGTGCTGGGTACTGGCGATCATGCGGGCGGTCGCGAGAAACAGCGCCACGACGATCAGCACGGGGATGATCGTCCACGCCAGCTCCACCTCGTAGCTGCCATACACCTGCGGCGGCTCGGTACCGTCGTCGTTCGTCTTTCTCCTGAACCGTACGACCGCGTAGAGCAGCAGGCCGAAGACGGTCACGAAGATGGCCGCGGTCACCGCCAGCACGAACAGCGACAGTTCGAAGATGGAGTCGGCGGGCGTGGAGACGGGAGCGAAGATGCTGGTCGGGCTGAGCGGCTGCGTCGCCGATGCCCCCGAGGGGGCCGTCGGAGAAAGCAGAGCGGCCAAGGCCGCCACTGCACGTCTCGCCGTGCTTGCCATCTCAAGGCCGGTAGGCAGGCGCCCACTGCGCCGCTGCCACGCGCCGGCGAAGCTCGTCCCCGGACATCTTCGGAGCGAGCCCGGCCCTTTGTGCCTCCCGACCAATGGCCGCGGCGATCTCCGCCGCCACCCTCCGAATGTCGGTCAAAGCCGGGAGCAGCGACGCAGAAGCATCTTTGAGGGCCGGCGAATTCGCCGCGAGCTCCCGGGCCGCCGCGAGCATCATCGCATCGGTGACGCGCGAGGCGCCGGACGCGACGACTCCAAGGCCGATGGCCGGGAAGATGTAGACGTTGTTGCACTGGGCGATCGGAATCGTGCGCCCGCCATGGCTGACAGGGGCAAACGGCGAACCCGTCGCAACCAGGGCGCGCCCGTCGGTCCATCGAATCAGATCGGCGGCTTGCGCTTCCGATTTGGTGGTCGGATTCGAGAGCGGGAAGATGATCGGCCGCTGGACCTTGCGCCCCATCTCACGAACGACCGTCTCCGTGAACGCCCCTCCCACGGTGGAGAGACCGATCAGGATGGTCGCCTCGATCTTTCCGATCACATCAGTAAGTCCCACTTGGCCCGTCGAAGTTCGCGGCCATCCGGACACGCGGTCCGCCGGCTGGGCATATATCCTCTGTTCCGGGGTGAGGTTCTGTCGCCCCGAATGCAGAAGACCGTCTTTGTCGACCACCCAGAACCGGCTACGCGCCTCCTGGTCGGACAGCCCTTCGCCCGTCAGCGCCGCTCGCAACCCATCGGCGACGCCGATGCCGGCCGAACCCGCGCCGAGCATGACGATCTGCTGATCCTTCAAACTCCTGCCGCTCACTTTCACTGCGGCCAGAACCGCGCCGAGGCCGACGGCCGCCGTCCCCTGGATGTCGTCATTGAAGGTCAGCAACTCGTCGCGATAGCGCTGCAGAATCGGCCGGGCGTGTGGGGTCGCAAAGTCCTCCCATTGCAGACACGTCCCCGGAAGCTCCTGCTTGATCGCCCGAACAAACTGATCGACGAAGTCGAAGTAAGGCTGCCCGGTGATGCGCTCGTGGCGCCAGCCGACATATTCGGGGTCGTCGAGTCGTTCGCGGTTGTTGGTCCCGACGTCCAAGACGATGGGCAGCGTCCGCTCCGGACGAATCCCGCCGATCAGCGTGTAGAGGGACAGCTTGCCGATCGGGATGCCGAGGCCGCCCGCACCCTGGTCGCCGATCCCGAGGATGCGCTCGCCGTCCGTGACGACGACGACGTCCACCTCCGGGTTCGGGCGGTTGCGCAGGAGCGTCGGGATGGAGTCCCGCAACGGGTACGAGACGAAGAGGCCGCGCGGCCGGCGGTAGATGTGGCTGAACTGCTGACACGCCAGAGCGACCACGGGCGTGTAGACGATCGGCGTCATCTCTTCGATGTGGTCGAGGAGCAGCCGGTAGAAGAGCACCTCGTTCGTGTCCTGGAGGGCGCGCAGGTAGATGTGCCGCTCGAGGTCGTCGTTCTTGCGCTGGTATGCCTCGTAGGCACGCGTCACCTGGTGGTCCAGCGTCTCGACGTGCGGGGGGAGAAGCCCGTGGAGTCCGAGCTCGCTCCG includes the following:
- a CDS encoding NAD-dependent malic enzyme, with the protein product MTKTAERGRRSGTEVLNLPILNKGTAFTDEERSELGLHGLLPPHVETLDHQVTRAYEAYQRKNDDLERHIYLRALQDTNEVLFYRLLLDHIEEMTPIVYTPVVALACQQFSHIYRRPRGLFVSYPLRDSIPTLLRNRPNPEVDVVVVTDGERILGIGDQGAGGLGIPIGKLSLYTLIGGIRPERTLPIVLDVGTNNRERLDDPEYVGWRHERITGQPYFDFVDQFVRAIKQELPGTCLQWEDFATPHARPILQRYRDELLTFNDDIQGTAAVGLGAVLAAVKVSGRSLKDQQIVMLGAGSAGIGVADGLRAALTGEGLSDQEARSRFWVVDKDGLLHSGRQNLTPEQRIYAQPADRVSGWPRTSTGQVGLTDVIGKIEATILIGLSTVGGAFTETVVREMGRKVQRPIIFPLSNPTTKSEAQAADLIRWTDGRALVATGSPFAPVSHGGRTIPIAQCNNVYIFPAIGLGVVASGASRVTDAMMLAAARELAANSPALKDASASLLPALTDIRRVAAEIAAAIGREAQRAGLAPKMSGDELRRRVAAAQWAPAYRP
- the coxB gene encoding cytochrome c oxidase subunit II, giving the protein MAALAALLSPTAPSGASATQPLSPTSIFAPVSTPADSIFELSLFVLAVTAAIFVTVFGLLLYAVVRFRRKTNDDGTEPPQVYGSYEVELAWTIIPVLIVVALFLATARMIASTQHPAKPRNALDVVVIGHQYWWEYRYPAFDVVTANELHVPVSDAADPAPTFLTLLSADTDHSFWVPRLAGKTDLIPNHPNSMWIDPHETGLYLGQCAQYCGTQHAKMLLRVYVDSREDFDRWIEAQRRPAQADGAVARGRDVFETTACVNCHAVAGTAAGGRFGPDLTHFMSRDTIAAGAAANTPENLRLWIRNPDTLKPGSLMPAMNLSDADVNAVADYLESLR
- the ctaD gene encoding cytochrome c oxidase subunit I gives rise to the protein MTTASIPWMQSDVARRPLVERLHDWVTTVDHKRLGILYVVYALVLLVVAGIEAAIMRIQLMAPHNDFVSPQVFNRMFTMHGTTMIFFVAMPLVFGFANYLVPLMIGARDMAFPRLNAFSFWLTAFGGVLLHFSFLGGSGLYGAGTAPDVGWFAYAPLTAKTFSPGHSTDYWTLALLVSGFGSIGTAINILTTILCLRCPGMTLGRMPLFAWLSLTMAGLVILAVSPLSAAQMMLLVDRYLGGHFFDTQAGGSAVIWMHFFWVFGHPEVYVLVIPAFAVVSEIIPVFSRKPIFGYPVMVAATVCIGFISMSVWAHHMFTVGMSPAANGFFVLSTMAIAVPTGIKIFNWLATMWGGTIQFRTPMLFCTGFLFQFLIGGLTGVMLACAPFDWQLGGSYFLVAHFHYVIVGAILFALFGGFYYWFPKVSGRMCSETLGKLHFWLFLIGFHLTFDCMHVPGILGMPRRIYTYEPGRGWDAWNLWVTIGVVFQGLGTLVFVGNLVWSYFEGDRAGSDPWDAWTLEWSTESPPPVYNFAALPVVRSRRPLWDLKHPEDPDWKYEQ